Part of the Crossiella cryophila genome, GTCCCTGGACTGAGCGAGAACATCACCGTGCGCTCGATCCTGGGCCGCTTCCTCGAGCACTCCAGGGTGGTGCACTTCCGCGGCGGCAACGAGCACTGGTTCGGCAGCGCGGACATGATGCACCGCAACCTGGACCGCCGGATCGAGGTGATGGTCCGGGTGGCCGATCCCAAGCTGACCCACGACCTGGACGTGATGTTCGACTCCTGCATGGACCCGGCCACCCGCTGCTGGGAGCTGGAACCCAACGGGCACTGGAGTCCCTCGCCACAGGCGGGCGACCGGGTGCTGGACCACCAGGAGGAGATGCTGCGCAGGCACGGGGCCAAGGCGTGAGCGCGCTGCACGCGGCTGGCGCCGCACTGTGGCGGGAAACCCCGGCAGGCGTGGAACTGGCGGTGGCGCACCGTCCGCGCTACGACGACTGGTCGCTGCCCAAGGGCAAGTGCGACCCCGGCGAGACGCTGACCGAGACCGCGGTCAGGGAGATCGCCGAGGAGACCGGTTACCACGCGGTACTGGGCCGGATGCTGCCAGCCGCGCACTATGAGGTGTCCACTAAGGACGGAAATACGCGGCCGAAAAGAGTCACCTATTACTCCGCCGAGGCCATTGGCGGGGACTTCGTCCCGAACGAAGAGGTCGACGAACTGCGCTGGCTGAGCGCGGACAAAGCCCGCGCGCTGCTGAGCTATGAGCACGACCGGGTGGTGCTGGACGCCTTCACCGCGCTGCCAGCCCGCGTCCGCACCGTGCTGCTGGTCCGGCACGCCAAGGCGGGCAAGCGGGAGAAGTGGGCCGGGCCGGACGAGCTGCGCCCGCTCACACCCTCCGGCACGCACCAGGCGCGCTGCCTCGGCCGGATGCTGCCGGCCTTCGCCCCGCAGCGCCTCTACGCGGCTCCCAGGGTGCGTTGCGCGCAGACCGTGGAGCCCTTGGCCGAGCAGCTGGGGCTGCCTATCACCGAGGAGTGGTTGCTGGCCGAGGAGGGCTTCTGGCCGGACCCGGACGCGGGGGTGCGCCGGTTCCTGGCCATCGCCGCCGATGGGGCCGCGGTGGTCTCCAGTCAGGGCGGGGTGATCCCGGAGTTGGTGGAGCGGCTGGCGGTCAAAGCCGGCCTGCCGCTGACCGAGTTCCCCAGCCGCAAGGGCAGCACCTGGATCCTCACCTTCGACGCCGATCCGGCCGGTCCGACCCTGC contains:
- a CDS encoding NUDIX hydrolase; protein product: MHAAGAALWRETPAGVELAVAHRPRYDDWSLPKGKCDPGETLTETAVREIAEETGYHAVLGRMLPAAHYEVSTKDGNTRPKRVTYYSAEAIGGDFVPNEEVDELRWLSADKARALLSYEHDRVVLDAFTALPARVRTVLLVRHAKAGKREKWAGPDELRPLTPSGTHQARCLGRMLPAFAPQRLYAAPRVRCAQTVEPLAEQLGLPITEEWLLAEEGFWPDPDAGVRRFLAIAADGAAVVSSQGGVIPELVERLAVKAGLPLTEFPSRKGSTWILTFDADPAGPTLLAADYCETPLPPVRD